From Corvus cornix cornix isolate S_Up_H32 chromosome 5, ASM73873v5, whole genome shotgun sequence, the proteins below share one genomic window:
- the LOC120410084 gene encoding bone marrow proteoglycan-like: MRPCLLIALALLGTVPASRSALASPAAEDEEDVTELEVPEEYSGCLGGSDKRALGVPSMPGTATCRYVVVSRCRNFYRAQRICARRFRGRLASIHDSRTNTFLLLLARRHSNAGQVWIGAVSQPAIPYPSCHWTDRSPWNYSQWLPGHPLPGRRFCTTLCTNNGRWRSVPCKRRLPFICEI, encoded by the exons ATGCGGCCCTGCCTGCTGATcgccctggccctgctgggcacaGTTCCCGCCAGCCGCTCCG CTCTCGCCAGCCCTGCGGCGGAGGACGAGGAGGATGTGACAGAGCTGGAGGTGCCCGAGGAGTACAGCGGGTGCCTGGGCGGCAGTGACAAGCGGGCGCTCGGTGTCCCCAGCATGCCGGGCACCGCCACCTGCCGCTACGTCGTCGTCTCCCGCTGCCGGAACTTCTACCGTGCGCAG CGCATCTGTGCCCGGCGCTTCCGCGGGCGCTTGGCCTCGATCCACGATTCCCGCACCaacaccttcctgctgctcctggcgCGCCGGCACTCCAACGCCGGCCAGGTCTGGATCGGCGCCGTCAGCCAGCCTGCC ATCCCATACCCGAGCTGCCACTGGACCGACCGGAGCCCCTGGAACTACAGCCAGTGGCTGCCCGGGCACCCCCTGCCCGGCCGCCGCTTCTGCACCACCCTCTGCACCAACA ATGGGCGCTGGAGGAGCGTGCCTTGCAAGAGGCGGCTGCCCTTCATCTGCGAGATATGA